One genomic region from Halococcus qingdaonensis encodes:
- a CDS encoding phage terminase large subunit family protein, producing MRTARQSTTSGAPRKGTLFCPTCGHASPIDGDWRVEPAEDDPDRVVYRCPDCGATIANRPREVVYA from the coding sequence ATGAGAACAGCACGACAATCCACAACCAGCGGCGCACCGCGAAAGGGCACGCTCTTCTGTCCCACGTGCGGTCACGCAAGTCCGATCGACGGCGACTGGCGGGTCGAACCCGCCGAGGACGACCCAGATCGGGTCGTCTACCGCTGTCCCGACTGTGGCGCGACGATCGCGAACCGCCCCCGAGAAGTCGTCTACGCGTAG
- a CDS encoding translation initiation factor eIF-2B: MIDETVEEIREMQTHSSSVVAVKAARALESLTEREFRSLDDYLRDVERNSTTLRQANPSHASLQNTQREIVAALDDEFPDIEAAKARTREAARNVIERVEMAKRRAAEYGAMALDDGMTVLTHDYSSTVLEAIELAGREGADLTVYVTEARPRYLGRKSARTLAAIDRVETHLVVDSACGHFLPECDRVLMGMDCIVGETLYNRIGSLPIAATAAETDTPVTVVGSGAKIIDDGFVFENEFRSSSEVMREPAEGFWIENPAYDATPLSLVDSVITDEGMR; encoded by the coding sequence ATGATAGACGAGACGGTCGAGGAGATCCGCGAGATGCAGACCCACAGCTCCTCGGTGGTCGCCGTCAAAGCCGCCCGCGCGCTCGAATCGCTCACCGAGCGCGAGTTCCGGAGCCTCGACGACTATCTCCGTGACGTCGAGCGCAACTCGACGACGCTCCGACAGGCCAACCCCTCCCACGCCTCCCTCCAGAACACCCAGCGCGAGATCGTCGCCGCGCTCGACGATGAGTTCCCGGACATCGAGGCGGCCAAGGCCCGCACGCGGGAGGCGGCCCGGAACGTGATCGAGCGCGTCGAGATGGCCAAACGCCGCGCGGCCGAGTACGGCGCGATGGCGCTCGACGACGGGATGACGGTGCTCACGCACGACTACTCCTCGACGGTGCTCGAAGCGATCGAACTCGCCGGGCGCGAGGGGGCCGATCTCACCGTCTACGTGACCGAGGCGCGACCGCGCTATCTCGGGCGCAAGAGCGCGCGCACGCTCGCGGCGATCGACCGCGTCGAGACACACCTCGTCGTCGACAGCGCCTGCGGCCACTTCCTTCCCGAGTGCGATCGTGTGCTCATGGGGATGGACTGTATCGTCGGCGAGACCCTCTACAACCGCATCGGCAGCCTCCCGATCGCCGCGACCGCCGCCGAGACCGACACGCCGGTGACGGTCGTCGGCTCCGGCGCGAAGATCATCGACGACGGGTTCGTCTTCGAGAACGAGTTCCGATCGAGTAGCGAAGTGATGCGCGAGCCCGCCGAGGGGTTCTGGATCGAGAACCCGGCCTACGACGCGACGCCGCTCTCGCTCGTCGATTCGGTCATCACCGACGAAGGCATGCGCTGA
- a CDS encoding metallophosphoesterase family protein, producing MSVRLAHVADVHLGHRQYGREQREADVKLAFEHFLGKVREHDVTAILLPGDLFDSRDVSPKTLSEAESVLADVDVPVIVSPGNHDQSMGARRELTWLQYLNDTGLITLLSGDPGDDPVFVRTDLDDPRRGGGGFVDIEDEGETVRCFGVPYRGAYIESDLPRIAEGIRAVEERDGPADTTVLLAHFGVDDAVPDLGATVKRAWLTPIEEHVDYLALGHIHKQYETGDVGRNPGSLEALDIQEGRWDESHGYYLLDTREGTAEHHLSKRRPYHTMNFDVSGYRTFEDLRGEFADALDDERAAVERTCERDIHRDGNGDRRAPVVNIRFVGTLLLDHGSFDVEALRAFAVDRLDALHVQPTNNTERKAIAELLGDIERDEAFDADGTVNTDVLQERVFDTIAGESRYSAETEAVARTLDELEGLVTEDEQGVSEVADYLGERRRELFPDGAGEADDEATSMSDEQTNRRTSQQTLDARGDE from the coding sequence GTGAGCGTGCGGCTCGCACACGTCGCCGACGTCCATCTCGGCCACAGACAGTACGGTCGCGAGCAGCGCGAGGCGGACGTCAAACTCGCCTTCGAGCATTTTCTCGGAAAGGTTCGCGAGCACGACGTGACCGCCATCCTGCTCCCGGGCGATCTCTTCGACTCCAGGGACGTGAGTCCGAAGACACTCAGCGAGGCCGAGTCCGTCCTCGCCGACGTCGACGTACCGGTGATTGTCTCGCCCGGCAACCACGATCAGAGCATGGGTGCTCGCCGGGAGCTGACGTGGCTGCAGTATCTCAACGACACCGGTCTCATCACGCTGCTGTCGGGCGATCCCGGGGACGACCCGGTGTTCGTCAGAACCGACCTCGACGATCCACGACGGGGCGGCGGTGGGTTCGTCGATATCGAGGACGAAGGGGAGACGGTGCGCTGTTTCGGCGTGCCGTACCGGGGCGCGTACATCGAGAGCGACCTCCCGAGGATCGCCGAGGGAATCCGGGCGGTCGAGGAGCGCGACGGGCCGGCCGATACGACCGTGCTGCTCGCTCACTTCGGCGTCGACGACGCGGTGCCGGATCTCGGCGCGACCGTCAAGCGCGCGTGGCTGACGCCGATCGAGGAGCACGTCGACTACCTCGCGCTCGGTCACATCCACAAACAGTACGAGACCGGCGACGTCGGCCGGAATCCGGGTAGTCTCGAAGCGCTCGATATCCAGGAAGGCCGGTGGGACGAGAGCCACGGCTACTACCTCCTCGATACGAGGGAGGGAACCGCCGAACATCACCTCTCGAAGCGCCGGCCGTACCACACCATGAACTTCGACGTATCGGGCTATCGCACCTTCGAGGATCTCCGTGGTGAGTTCGCGGACGCGCTCGACGACGAGCGCGCGGCAGTCGAGCGGACCTGCGAGCGCGATATCCACCGCGACGGCAACGGCGACCGTCGTGCGCCGGTCGTGAACATCAGATTCGTCGGCACGCTGCTCCTCGATCACGGGAGTTTCGACGTCGAGGCGCTGCGCGCGTTCGCCGTCGACCGGCTCGACGCGTTGCACGTCCAGCCGACGAACAACACCGAGCGCAAGGCGATCGCGGAACTGCTCGGCGACATCGAGCGCGACGAGGCCTTCGACGCCGACGGCACCGTCAACACCGATGTGCTCCAAGAACGGGTGTTCGACACTATCGCTGGCGAATCGCGTTACAGCGCCGAAACCGAGGCCGTGGCCCGGACGCTCGACGAGCTCGAAGGGCTCGTCACCGAGGACGAGCAGGGCGTGAGCGAGGTCGCCGATTATCTCGGCGAACGCCGACGCGAACTGTTCCCCGACGGCGCAGGGGAGGCGGACGACGAGGCCACTTCGATGAGCGACGAACAGACTAACCGACGAACGAGTCAGCAGACGCTCGACGCGCGGGGCGACGAATGA
- a CDS encoding DUF1328 family protein: protein MNPLALTGAALQFSGDFLYLAVVFIVLAIVAYLAGAQGIAGLSAGIARILIIIFVILAIISLIL, encoded by the coding sequence ATGAACCCGCTCGCCCTCACCGGAGCGGCGCTGCAGTTCTCCGGCGACTTCCTCTACCTGGCAGTCGTCTTCATCGTCCTCGCGATCGTCGCCTACCTCGCCGGTGCACAGGGCATCGCAGGGCTGTCGGCCGGAATCGCCCGCATTCTCATCATCATCTTCGTCATTCTCGCCATCATCTCGCTCATCCTCTGA
- a CDS encoding 50S ribosomal protein L15e, which produces MARSFYAHIGDAWHDAENEKHADLQWRRLQEWREQGAIERIERPTRLDRARSLGYKAKQGVVLARVAVRKGTARKVRHKAGRRTKRQGVNRVTRRKSVQRIAEERSSRKFKNLRVLNSYPVGEDGSQKWFEVILIDPEHPAIENDDDLNWICDDTHRGRAFRGLTSAGTSGRGLDEKGKGAEHTRPSVHSDRGRGK; this is translated from the coding sequence ATGGCACGAAGCTTCTACGCACACATCGGTGACGCGTGGCACGATGCGGAAAACGAGAAACACGCCGACCTCCAGTGGCGACGACTCCAGGAGTGGCGCGAACAGGGCGCGATCGAGCGCATCGAGCGCCCGACCCGCCTCGACCGGGCGCGCTCGCTCGGCTACAAGGCCAAACAGGGCGTCGTCCTCGCCCGCGTCGCGGTCCGGAAAGGTACCGCGCGCAAGGTGCGCCACAAGGCCGGACGACGGACGAAACGCCAGGGCGTCAACCGCGTCACCCGGCGGAAATCCGTCCAGCGCATCGCCGAGGAGCGCTCCAGCCGGAAGTTCAAGAACCTCCGCGTGCTCAACTCCTACCCCGTCGGCGAGGACGGCTCGCAGAAGTGGTTCGAAGTCATCCTCATCGATCCCGAGCATCCGGCCATCGAGAACGACGACGATCTGAACTGGATCTGTGACGACACCCACCGCGGCCGGGCGTTCCGCGGGCTCACCAGCGCCGGCACGAGCGGGCGCGGGCTCGACGAGAAGGGCAAGGGTGCCGAGCACACCCGCCCGAGCGTCCACAGCGATCGCGGCCGCGGGAAGTAA
- a CDS encoding A/G-specific adenine glycosylase — MSESAFSLPDDPDTVRRALVEWYEADHRGFPWRETTDPYEILVSEVMSQQTQLERVVEAFDGFVERWPDAERLAAADRSAVVGFWSDHSLGYNNRARYLHEAAGQVMTEFDGEFPETPGELQELQGVGPYTANAVASFAFNNGNAVVDTNVKRVLHRAFDIPDDDDAFADAAGELMPAGESRTWNNAIMELGGVACTKTPACDDASCPWRAWCDAYATGDFSAPDVPTQSPFEGSRRQFRGRTVRILGEYDELALSELGPRVRVDYTTDGEHGREWLQELLADLEDDGLVAVDTDGETTVRLQR, encoded by the coding sequence ATGAGCGAGTCCGCGTTCTCGTTGCCGGACGACCCCGATACCGTCCGCCGTGCGCTCGTCGAGTGGTACGAGGCGGACCATCGCGGGTTCCCGTGGCGCGAGACGACCGATCCGTACGAGATCCTCGTCTCGGAGGTGATGAGCCAGCAGACTCAGCTCGAACGGGTCGTCGAGGCGTTCGACGGGTTCGTCGAGCGCTGGCCCGACGCCGAGCGCCTCGCGGCCGCCGATCGCTCGGCCGTGGTCGGTTTCTGGAGCGATCACAGCCTCGGCTACAACAATCGGGCGCGCTATCTCCACGAGGCCGCCGGACAGGTGATGACCGAGTTCGACGGCGAGTTCCCCGAGACGCCCGGCGAACTCCAGGAGCTCCAGGGCGTCGGTCCCTACACCGCGAACGCGGTGGCGAGCTTCGCCTTCAACAACGGGAACGCGGTCGTCGACACGAACGTCAAGCGTGTGCTCCACCGGGCGTTCGACATCCCCGACGACGATGACGCCTTCGCGGATGCTGCCGGGGAACTGATGCCCGCTGGCGAGTCGCGAACCTGGAACAACGCGATCATGGAACTGGGTGGTGTGGCGTGTACGAAAACGCCCGCCTGCGACGACGCATCCTGCCCCTGGCGCGCGTGGTGTGACGCCTACGCAACCGGCGATTTCAGCGCACCCGACGTACCCACGCAGTCGCCGTTCGAGGGGAGTCGTCGGCAGTTCCGCGGGCGCACCGTCCGGATTCTCGGCGAGTACGACGAGCTGGCGCTCTCGGAGCTCGGCCCGAGAGTCCGTGTCGACTACACGACTGACGGCGAGCACGGCCGCGAATGGCTGCAGGAACTACTCGCCGATCTCGAAGACGACGGACTGGTCGCTGTCGATACCGACGGCGAGACGACCGTCAGACTACAACGCTGA